In Zingiber officinale cultivar Zhangliang chromosome 6A, Zo_v1.1, whole genome shotgun sequence, a single genomic region encodes these proteins:
- the LOC121995747 gene encoding peroxidase P7-like: MASASGLLLKISFFLMLLFSNGKGQLSPSFYSQTCPTLAATVKLVMTTSVLLDRRTGASILRLFFHDCFVNGCDGSVLLDDAGSFVGEKGAGPNANSLRGFNVIDTIKTAVELLCPKTVSCADILALAARDGVVLLGGPSWSVPLGRRDSTTASLSAANSNLPSPVSSLSQLISAFAAKGLNARDMTALSGAHTIGQARCVNFRSHIYSDANIDAAFASQRQGTCPSSGGDNNLAPLDAQTANAFDNAYFKNLLSSKGLLHSDQELFNNGTQDSLVRQYATNPSAFAADFAAAMVKMSNIGPLTGSSGEIRTNCRRVN; the protein is encoded by the exons ATGGCATCCGCCTCAGGCTTATTGCTCaagatttctttcttcttgatgcTGTTGTTCTCGAATGGGAAGGGGCAACTTTCCCCGTCGTTCTACAGCCAAACGTGCCCCACTCTGGCCGCCACTGTGAAGTTAGTGATGACGACGAGTGTGCTTCTGGATCGCCGGACGGGAGCGTCCATTCTTCGACTCTTCTTCCATGACTGCTTTGTTAAT GGTTGCGATGGGTCGGTTTTGTTGGACGACGCGGGGAGTTTTGTGGGGGAGAAGGGCGCCGGGCCGAACGCCAACTCGCTGCGCGGCTTCAACGTCATCGACACGATCAAGACGGCGGTGGAGCTGCTGTGCCCCAAGACCGTCTCCTGCGCCGACATCCTCGCGCTTGCTGCTCGCGACGGCGTTGTTCTG CTTGGTGGGCCATCATGGTCGGTGCCGCTGGGCCGCCGCGACTCCACCACCGCCAGTCTCAGCGCCGCCAACAGCAACCTCCCCAGTCCGGTTTCCAGCCTTTCTCAGCTCATTTCTGCCTTCGCCGCCAAAGGGCTCAACGCCCGCGACATGACCGCGCTCTCCGGCGCCCACACCATCGGCCAGGCCCGCTGCGTCAACTTCCGCTCTCACATCTACAGCGACGCCAACATCGACGCCGCCTTCGCATCCCAGAGACAGGGCACCTGCCCTTCCTCCGGCGGCGACAACAACCTCGCGCCGCTGGACGCGCAGACCGCCAACGCCTTCGACAACGCCTACTTCAAGAACCTGCTCTCCTCCAAGGGGCTCCTCCACTCCGATCAGGAGCTGTTCAACAACGGCACGCAGGATTCGCTGGTGCGGCAGTACGCCACCAACCCGTCGGCCTTCGCCGCCGACTTCGCCGCCGCCATGGTCAAGATGAGCAACATCGGCCCGCTCACAGGAAGCAGCGGAGAGATCCGAACCAATTGCAGAAGGGTCAACTGA